One genomic window of Mustela erminea isolate mMusErm1 chromosome 13, mMusErm1.Pri, whole genome shotgun sequence includes the following:
- the DYNLL1 gene encoding dynein light chain 1, cytoplasmic has translation MCDRKAVIKNADMSEEMQQDSVECATQALEKYNIEKDIAAHIKKEFDKKYNPTWHCIVGRNFGSYVTHETKHFIYFYLGQVAILLFKSG, from the exons ATGTGTGACCGAAAGGCCGTGATCAAAAACGCCGACATGTCGGAGGAGATGCAACAGGACTCGGTGGAGTGTGCAACTCAGGCGTTGGAGAAATATAACATAGAGAAGGACATTGCGGCCCATATTAAAAAG gagtTTGACAAGAAGTACAACCCCACCTGGCACTGCATCGTGGGGAGGAACTTCGGTAGTTACGTGACACATGAAACCAAACACTTCATCTACTTCTACCTGGGCCAAGTGGCCATTCTTCTGTTCAAATCTGGTTAA